In one Platichthys flesus chromosome 3, fPlaFle2.1, whole genome shotgun sequence genomic region, the following are encoded:
- the ewsr1b gene encoding EWS RNA-binding protein 1b isoform X6, with the protein MSSVVPDYSSYNQTSAQQGYASYAAQPSQTYGQSAQQSYGQQSYGSYAQPAAADSSYTQTTPAAGGYPQQQQQQYGSSYGQPASAGYPAAQSTTHSYSSSAQGYGASGYDSTPAAAAPAASQSYGSQPGYTAQSAYPGYGQQAAPTTPQSYNANGQPASYSQSSYTAPAGYGQQQAGYQAQQASYSQQPGYQQQTQQQSQAPPAYPPQAAGSYGQPPASQYGQQDNYRQDGQGSGSGYSGSESSRYSGSGESRGPGREGFDRGGMMHRGRGMGRGMGGAGDRGGFSKPGGPMSGDEREMGRPEEQDDSENSTIYITGLSEKANLEEMAEFFKHVGPIRMNRRLGQPAINIYTDKDSGKPKGDATLSYEEPVCAKAAVEHFDGKEFQGRRLKVSMARRKPMMGGMRGGMPMRDGMMGRGGMMGRGGDRGGFGVRGGPRGMGRGGPTGGNMQQRAGDWECPNPGCSNQNFAWRMECNQCKAPKPEGLGGGPPFPPGGDRGRGGMGMRGGRGMDRGGPAGGPGGPGGPGGFRGGWGGDRGGFRGRGGMDRGGFRGAGRGGPPMDRMGGRGGRGMGPPGGKMEMRDHRQERRERPY; encoded by the exons ATGTCCTCTGTTGTTCCAGATTACAGCTCGTACAACCAGACCAGCGCCCAGCAGGG GTATGCCTCTTATGCTGCACAGCCCTCACAGACTTATGGACAGTCTGCACAG CAGAGCTATGGCCAGCAGAGTTATGGATCATATGCccaacctgcagcagctgacagcAGCTACACCCAGACAACTCCTGCTGCCGGAGGCTACcctcagcagcaacaacagcagtaTGGATCCTCATATGGCCAACCAGCTTCAG CTGGCTATCCTGCTGCGCAGTCTACCACTCACAGCTACTCATCGTCCGCCCAGGGTTATGGAGCAAGTGGTTATGACAGcactccagctgctgctgctccagctgcttctcAATCTTATGGTTCTCAGCCAGGCTATACTGCCCAGTCTGCTTACCCAGGTTATGGCCAGCAGGCTGCTCCCACTACACCACAGAG TTACAATGCTAACGGCCAGCCGGCTAGTTACAGCCAAAGTAGCTACACCGCCCCAGCAGGATACGGGCAGCAACAGGCTGGTTACCAGGCCCAGCAGGCAAGCTACAGCCAGCAGCCAGGGTACCAGCAGCAGACCCAGCAGCAGTCCCAGGCTCCTCCTGCTTACCCCCCGCAGGCTGCTGGCTCCTACGGACAACCTCCAGCCAGTCAGTATGGCCAACAAG ATAATTACCGACAGGATGGCCAGGGTAGTGGTTCTGGTTACTCTGGCTCTGAGTCGTCAAGGTACTCAGGTTCAGGGGAGAGCAGGGGCCCCGGCAGAGAAGGCTTTGATCGTGGTGGAATGATGCACCGTGGGCGCGGCATGGGTCGTGGCATGGG CGGCGCTGGAGACAGAGGTGGCTTCAGTAAGCCTGGTG GACCAATGAGTGGCGATGAGCGTGAAATGG GACGCCCTGAAGAGCAGGATGACTCTGAGAACAGCACCATCTACATCACAGGCTTGTCTGAGAAGGCAAACCTGGAGGAAATGGCAGAATTCTTCAAACACGTTGGGCCGATCAGG ATGAACCGCAGACTCGGCCAGCCAGCCAttaacatctacacagacaAGGACTCGGGAAAGCCCAAGGGAGACGCCACTCTTTCCTATGAGGAGCCCGTCTGTGctaaagcagctgtggagcacTTTGATG GAAAGGAATTCCAAGGCCGAAGGCTTAAGGTTTCCATGGCACGCAGGAAACCTATGATGGGTGGAATGAGAGGGGGCATGCCTATGCGAGATGGTATGATGGGCCGTGGAG GTATGATGGGCCGCGGAGGAGACCGTGGAGGATTCGGGGTACGAGGTGGTCCACGTGGAATGGGCAGAGGTGGACCCACTGGAGGCAACATGCAGCAAAGAGCTGGGGACTGGGAGTGTCCTAACCC GGGTTGTAGTAACCAGAACTTTGCCTGGAGAATGGAGTGCAACCAGTGCAAAGCTCCCAAACCAGAAGGGTTAGGCGGCGGTCCACCATTTCCCCCTGGTGGAGACCGTGGAAGAGGTGGAATGGGAATGCGTGGAGGCCGTGGTATGGACCGAGGTGGGCCAGCAGGAGGCCCAGGTGGTCCAGGTGGCCCCGGAGGTTTCCGTGGAGGCTGGGGAGGCGACCGCGGTGGATTCAGAGGACGCGGTGGAATGGATAGGGGAGGCTTTCGTGGGGCTGGGCGTGGAGGACCCCCCATGGACCGAATGGGTGgcagaggtggaagaggaaTGGGCCCACCAGGTGGCAAGATGGAAATGAg GGACCATCGCCAGGAGCGCAGAGAACGACCCTACTGA
- the ewsr1b gene encoding EWS RNA-binding protein 1b isoform X5, translating into MSSVVPDYSSYNQTSAQQGYASYAAQPSQTYGQSAQQSYGQQSYGSYAQPAAADSSYTQTTPAAGGYPQQQQQQYGSSYGQPASAGYPAAQSTTHSYSSSAQGYGASGYDSTPAAAAPAASQSYGSQPGYTAQSAYPGYGQQAAPTTPQSYNANGQPASYSQSSYTAPAGYGQQQAGYQAQQASYSQQPGYQQQTQQQSQAPPAYPPQAAGSYGQPPASQYGQQGGPPSYQSNHYNNYRQDGQGSGSGYSGSESSRYSGSGESRGPGREGFDRGGMMHRGRGMGRGMGGAGDRGGFSKPGGPMSGDEREMGRPEEQDDSENSTIYITGLSEKANLEEMAEFFKHVGPIRMNRRLGQPAINIYTDKDSGKPKGDATLSYEEPVCAKAAVEHFDGKEFQGRRLKVSMARRKPMMGGMRGGMPMRDGMMGRGGDRGGFGVRGGPRGMGRGGPTGGNMQQRAGDWECPNPGCSNQNFAWRMECNQCKAPKPEGLGGGPPFPPGGDRGRGGMGMRGGRGMDRGGPAGGPGGPGGPGGFRGGWGGDRGGFRGRGGMDRGGFRGAGRGGPPMDRMGGRGGRGMGPPGGKMEMRDHRQERRERPY; encoded by the exons ATGTCCTCTGTTGTTCCAGATTACAGCTCGTACAACCAGACCAGCGCCCAGCAGGG GTATGCCTCTTATGCTGCACAGCCCTCACAGACTTATGGACAGTCTGCACAG CAGAGCTATGGCCAGCAGAGTTATGGATCATATGCccaacctgcagcagctgacagcAGCTACACCCAGACAACTCCTGCTGCCGGAGGCTACcctcagcagcaacaacagcagtaTGGATCCTCATATGGCCAACCAGCTTCAG CTGGCTATCCTGCTGCGCAGTCTACCACTCACAGCTACTCATCGTCCGCCCAGGGTTATGGAGCAAGTGGTTATGACAGcactccagctgctgctgctccagctgcttctcAATCTTATGGTTCTCAGCCAGGCTATACTGCCCAGTCTGCTTACCCAGGTTATGGCCAGCAGGCTGCTCCCACTACACCACAGAG TTACAATGCTAACGGCCAGCCGGCTAGTTACAGCCAAAGTAGCTACACCGCCCCAGCAGGATACGGGCAGCAACAGGCTGGTTACCAGGCCCAGCAGGCAAGCTACAGCCAGCAGCCAGGGTACCAGCAGCAGACCCAGCAGCAGTCCCAGGCTCCTCCTGCTTACCCCCCGCAGGCTGCTGGCTCCTACGGACAACCTCCAGCCAGTCAGTATGGCCAACAAGGTGGACCACCGAGTTACCAGTCCAACCATTACA ATAATTACCGACAGGATGGCCAGGGTAGTGGTTCTGGTTACTCTGGCTCTGAGTCGTCAAGGTACTCAGGTTCAGGGGAGAGCAGGGGCCCCGGCAGAGAAGGCTTTGATCGTGGTGGAATGATGCACCGTGGGCGCGGCATGGGTCGTGGCATGGG CGGCGCTGGAGACAGAGGTGGCTTCAGTAAGCCTGGTG GACCAATGAGTGGCGATGAGCGTGAAATGG GACGCCCTGAAGAGCAGGATGACTCTGAGAACAGCACCATCTACATCACAGGCTTGTCTGAGAAGGCAAACCTGGAGGAAATGGCAGAATTCTTCAAACACGTTGGGCCGATCAGG ATGAACCGCAGACTCGGCCAGCCAGCCAttaacatctacacagacaAGGACTCGGGAAAGCCCAAGGGAGACGCCACTCTTTCCTATGAGGAGCCCGTCTGTGctaaagcagctgtggagcacTTTGATG GAAAGGAATTCCAAGGCCGAAGGCTTAAGGTTTCCATGGCACGCAGGAAACCTATGATGGGTGGAATGAGAGGGGGCATGCCTATGCGAGATG GTATGATGGGCCGCGGAGGAGACCGTGGAGGATTCGGGGTACGAGGTGGTCCACGTGGAATGGGCAGAGGTGGACCCACTGGAGGCAACATGCAGCAAAGAGCTGGGGACTGGGAGTGTCCTAACCC GGGTTGTAGTAACCAGAACTTTGCCTGGAGAATGGAGTGCAACCAGTGCAAAGCTCCCAAACCAGAAGGGTTAGGCGGCGGTCCACCATTTCCCCCTGGTGGAGACCGTGGAAGAGGTGGAATGGGAATGCGTGGAGGCCGTGGTATGGACCGAGGTGGGCCAGCAGGAGGCCCAGGTGGTCCAGGTGGCCCCGGAGGTTTCCGTGGAGGCTGGGGAGGCGACCGCGGTGGATTCAGAGGACGCGGTGGAATGGATAGGGGAGGCTTTCGTGGGGCTGGGCGTGGAGGACCCCCCATGGACCGAATGGGTGgcagaggtggaagaggaaTGGGCCCACCAGGTGGCAAGATGGAAATGAg GGACCATCGCCAGGAGCGCAGAGAACGACCCTACTGA
- the ewsr1b gene encoding EWS RNA-binding protein 1b isoform X1, which yields MSSVVPDYSSYNQTSAQQGYASYAAQPSQTYGQSAQQSYGQQSYGSYAQPAAADSSYTQTTPAAGGYPQQQQQQYGSSYGQPASAGYPAAQSTTHSYSSSAQGYGASGYDSTPAAAAPAASQSYGSQPGYTAQSAYPGYGQQAAPTTPQSYNANGQPASYSQSSYTAPAGYGQQQAGYQAQQASYSQQPGYQQQTQQQSQAPPAYPPQAAGSYGQPPASQYGQQGGPPSYQSNHYNNYRQDGQGSGSGYSGSESSRYSGSGESRGPGREGFDRGGMMHRGRGMGRGMGGAGDRGGFSKPGGPMSGDEREMGRPEEQDDSENSTIYITGLSEKANLEEMAEFFKHVGPIRMNRRLGQPAINIYTDKDSGKPKGDATLSYEEPVCAKAAVEHFDGKEFQGRRLKVSMARRKPMMGGMRGGMPMRDGMMGRGGMMGRGGDRGGFGVRGGPRGMGRGGPTGGNMQQRAGDWECPNPGCSNQNFAWRMECNQCKAPKPEGLGGGPPFPPGGDRGRGGMGMRGGRGMDRGGPAGGPGGPGGPGGFRGGWGGDRGGFRGRGGMDRGGFRGAGRGGPPMDRMGGRGGRGMGPPGGKMEMRDHRQERRERPY from the exons ATGTCCTCTGTTGTTCCAGATTACAGCTCGTACAACCAGACCAGCGCCCAGCAGGG GTATGCCTCTTATGCTGCACAGCCCTCACAGACTTATGGACAGTCTGCACAG CAGAGCTATGGCCAGCAGAGTTATGGATCATATGCccaacctgcagcagctgacagcAGCTACACCCAGACAACTCCTGCTGCCGGAGGCTACcctcagcagcaacaacagcagtaTGGATCCTCATATGGCCAACCAGCTTCAG CTGGCTATCCTGCTGCGCAGTCTACCACTCACAGCTACTCATCGTCCGCCCAGGGTTATGGAGCAAGTGGTTATGACAGcactccagctgctgctgctccagctgcttctcAATCTTATGGTTCTCAGCCAGGCTATACTGCCCAGTCTGCTTACCCAGGTTATGGCCAGCAGGCTGCTCCCACTACACCACAGAG TTACAATGCTAACGGCCAGCCGGCTAGTTACAGCCAAAGTAGCTACACCGCCCCAGCAGGATACGGGCAGCAACAGGCTGGTTACCAGGCCCAGCAGGCAAGCTACAGCCAGCAGCCAGGGTACCAGCAGCAGACCCAGCAGCAGTCCCAGGCTCCTCCTGCTTACCCCCCGCAGGCTGCTGGCTCCTACGGACAACCTCCAGCCAGTCAGTATGGCCAACAAGGTGGACCACCGAGTTACCAGTCCAACCATTACA ATAATTACCGACAGGATGGCCAGGGTAGTGGTTCTGGTTACTCTGGCTCTGAGTCGTCAAGGTACTCAGGTTCAGGGGAGAGCAGGGGCCCCGGCAGAGAAGGCTTTGATCGTGGTGGAATGATGCACCGTGGGCGCGGCATGGGTCGTGGCATGGG CGGCGCTGGAGACAGAGGTGGCTTCAGTAAGCCTGGTG GACCAATGAGTGGCGATGAGCGTGAAATGG GACGCCCTGAAGAGCAGGATGACTCTGAGAACAGCACCATCTACATCACAGGCTTGTCTGAGAAGGCAAACCTGGAGGAAATGGCAGAATTCTTCAAACACGTTGGGCCGATCAGG ATGAACCGCAGACTCGGCCAGCCAGCCAttaacatctacacagacaAGGACTCGGGAAAGCCCAAGGGAGACGCCACTCTTTCCTATGAGGAGCCCGTCTGTGctaaagcagctgtggagcacTTTGATG GAAAGGAATTCCAAGGCCGAAGGCTTAAGGTTTCCATGGCACGCAGGAAACCTATGATGGGTGGAATGAGAGGGGGCATGCCTATGCGAGATGGTATGATGGGCCGTGGAG GTATGATGGGCCGCGGAGGAGACCGTGGAGGATTCGGGGTACGAGGTGGTCCACGTGGAATGGGCAGAGGTGGACCCACTGGAGGCAACATGCAGCAAAGAGCTGGGGACTGGGAGTGTCCTAACCC GGGTTGTAGTAACCAGAACTTTGCCTGGAGAATGGAGTGCAACCAGTGCAAAGCTCCCAAACCAGAAGGGTTAGGCGGCGGTCCACCATTTCCCCCTGGTGGAGACCGTGGAAGAGGTGGAATGGGAATGCGTGGAGGCCGTGGTATGGACCGAGGTGGGCCAGCAGGAGGCCCAGGTGGTCCAGGTGGCCCCGGAGGTTTCCGTGGAGGCTGGGGAGGCGACCGCGGTGGATTCAGAGGACGCGGTGGAATGGATAGGGGAGGCTTTCGTGGGGCTGGGCGTGGAGGACCCCCCATGGACCGAATGGGTGgcagaggtggaagaggaaTGGGCCCACCAGGTGGCAAGATGGAAATGAg GGACCATCGCCAGGAGCGCAGAGAACGACCCTACTGA
- the ewsr1b gene encoding EWS RNA-binding protein 1b isoform X4: MASAPDYSSYNQTSAQQGYASYAAQPSQTYGQSAQSYGQQSYGSYAQPAAADSSYTQTTPAAGGYPQQQQQQYGSSYGQPASAGYPAAQSTTHSYSSSAQGYGASGYDSTPAAAAPAASQSYGSQPGYTAQSAYPGYGQQAAPTTPQSYNANGQPASYSQSSYTAPAGYGQQQAGYQAQQASYSQQPGYQQQTQQQSQAPPAYPPQAAGSYGQPPASQYGQQGGPPSYQSNHYNNYRQDGQGSGSGYSGSESSRYSGSGESRGPGREGFDRGGMMHRGRGMGRGMGGAGDRGGFSKPGGPMSGDEREMGRPEEQDDSENSTIYITGLSEKANLEEMAEFFKHVGPIRMNRRLGQPAINIYTDKDSGKPKGDATLSYEEPVCAKAAVEHFDGKEFQGRRLKVSMARRKPMMGGMRGGMPMRDGMMGRGGMMGRGGDRGGFGVRGGPRGMGRGGPTGGNMQQRAGDWECPNPGCSNQNFAWRMECNQCKAPKPEGLGGGPPFPPGGDRGRGGMGMRGGRGMDRGGPAGGPGGPGGPGGFRGGWGGDRGGFRGRGGMDRGGFRGAGRGGPPMDRMGGRGGRGMGPPGGKMEMRDHRQERRERPY; this comes from the exons ATGGCGTCGGCACCAG ATTACAGCTCGTACAACCAGACCAGCGCCCAGCAGGG GTATGCCTCTTATGCTGCACAGCCCTCACAGACTTATGGACAGTCTGCACAG AGCTATGGCCAGCAGAGTTATGGATCATATGCccaacctgcagcagctgacagcAGCTACACCCAGACAACTCCTGCTGCCGGAGGCTACcctcagcagcaacaacagcagtaTGGATCCTCATATGGCCAACCAGCTTCAG CTGGCTATCCTGCTGCGCAGTCTACCACTCACAGCTACTCATCGTCCGCCCAGGGTTATGGAGCAAGTGGTTATGACAGcactccagctgctgctgctccagctgcttctcAATCTTATGGTTCTCAGCCAGGCTATACTGCCCAGTCTGCTTACCCAGGTTATGGCCAGCAGGCTGCTCCCACTACACCACAGAG TTACAATGCTAACGGCCAGCCGGCTAGTTACAGCCAAAGTAGCTACACCGCCCCAGCAGGATACGGGCAGCAACAGGCTGGTTACCAGGCCCAGCAGGCAAGCTACAGCCAGCAGCCAGGGTACCAGCAGCAGACCCAGCAGCAGTCCCAGGCTCCTCCTGCTTACCCCCCGCAGGCTGCTGGCTCCTACGGACAACCTCCAGCCAGTCAGTATGGCCAACAAGGTGGACCACCGAGTTACCAGTCCAACCATTACA ATAATTACCGACAGGATGGCCAGGGTAGTGGTTCTGGTTACTCTGGCTCTGAGTCGTCAAGGTACTCAGGTTCAGGGGAGAGCAGGGGCCCCGGCAGAGAAGGCTTTGATCGTGGTGGAATGATGCACCGTGGGCGCGGCATGGGTCGTGGCATGGG CGGCGCTGGAGACAGAGGTGGCTTCAGTAAGCCTGGTG GACCAATGAGTGGCGATGAGCGTGAAATGG GACGCCCTGAAGAGCAGGATGACTCTGAGAACAGCACCATCTACATCACAGGCTTGTCTGAGAAGGCAAACCTGGAGGAAATGGCAGAATTCTTCAAACACGTTGGGCCGATCAGG ATGAACCGCAGACTCGGCCAGCCAGCCAttaacatctacacagacaAGGACTCGGGAAAGCCCAAGGGAGACGCCACTCTTTCCTATGAGGAGCCCGTCTGTGctaaagcagctgtggagcacTTTGATG GAAAGGAATTCCAAGGCCGAAGGCTTAAGGTTTCCATGGCACGCAGGAAACCTATGATGGGTGGAATGAGAGGGGGCATGCCTATGCGAGATGGTATGATGGGCCGTGGAG GTATGATGGGCCGCGGAGGAGACCGTGGAGGATTCGGGGTACGAGGTGGTCCACGTGGAATGGGCAGAGGTGGACCCACTGGAGGCAACATGCAGCAAAGAGCTGGGGACTGGGAGTGTCCTAACCC GGGTTGTAGTAACCAGAACTTTGCCTGGAGAATGGAGTGCAACCAGTGCAAAGCTCCCAAACCAGAAGGGTTAGGCGGCGGTCCACCATTTCCCCCTGGTGGAGACCGTGGAAGAGGTGGAATGGGAATGCGTGGAGGCCGTGGTATGGACCGAGGTGGGCCAGCAGGAGGCCCAGGTGGTCCAGGTGGCCCCGGAGGTTTCCGTGGAGGCTGGGGAGGCGACCGCGGTGGATTCAGAGGACGCGGTGGAATGGATAGGGGAGGCTTTCGTGGGGCTGGGCGTGGAGGACCCCCCATGGACCGAATGGGTGgcagaggtggaagaggaaTGGGCCCACCAGGTGGCAAGATGGAAATGAg GGACCATCGCCAGGAGCGCAGAGAACGACCCTACTGA
- the ewsr1b gene encoding EWS RNA-binding protein 1b isoform X3, whose product MSSVVPDYSSYNQTSAQQGYASYAAQPSQTYGQSAQSYGQQSYGSYAQPAAADSSYTQTTPAAGGYPQQQQQQYGSSYGQPASAGYPAAQSTTHSYSSSAQGYGASGYDSTPAAAAPAASQSYGSQPGYTAQSAYPGYGQQAAPTTPQSYNANGQPASYSQSSYTAPAGYGQQQAGYQAQQASYSQQPGYQQQTQQQSQAPPAYPPQAAGSYGQPPASQYGQQGGPPSYQSNHYNNYRQDGQGSGSGYSGSESSRYSGSGESRGPGREGFDRGGMMHRGRGMGRGMGGAGDRGGFSKPGGPMSGDEREMGRPEEQDDSENSTIYITGLSEKANLEEMAEFFKHVGPIRMNRRLGQPAINIYTDKDSGKPKGDATLSYEEPVCAKAAVEHFDGKEFQGRRLKVSMARRKPMMGGMRGGMPMRDGMMGRGGMMGRGGDRGGFGVRGGPRGMGRGGPTGGNMQQRAGDWECPNPGCSNQNFAWRMECNQCKAPKPEGLGGGPPFPPGGDRGRGGMGMRGGRGMDRGGPAGGPGGPGGPGGFRGGWGGDRGGFRGRGGMDRGGFRGAGRGGPPMDRMGGRGGRGMGPPGGKMEMRDHRQERRERPY is encoded by the exons ATGTCCTCTGTTGTTCCAGATTACAGCTCGTACAACCAGACCAGCGCCCAGCAGGG GTATGCCTCTTATGCTGCACAGCCCTCACAGACTTATGGACAGTCTGCACAG AGCTATGGCCAGCAGAGTTATGGATCATATGCccaacctgcagcagctgacagcAGCTACACCCAGACAACTCCTGCTGCCGGAGGCTACcctcagcagcaacaacagcagtaTGGATCCTCATATGGCCAACCAGCTTCAG CTGGCTATCCTGCTGCGCAGTCTACCACTCACAGCTACTCATCGTCCGCCCAGGGTTATGGAGCAAGTGGTTATGACAGcactccagctgctgctgctccagctgcttctcAATCTTATGGTTCTCAGCCAGGCTATACTGCCCAGTCTGCTTACCCAGGTTATGGCCAGCAGGCTGCTCCCACTACACCACAGAG TTACAATGCTAACGGCCAGCCGGCTAGTTACAGCCAAAGTAGCTACACCGCCCCAGCAGGATACGGGCAGCAACAGGCTGGTTACCAGGCCCAGCAGGCAAGCTACAGCCAGCAGCCAGGGTACCAGCAGCAGACCCAGCAGCAGTCCCAGGCTCCTCCTGCTTACCCCCCGCAGGCTGCTGGCTCCTACGGACAACCTCCAGCCAGTCAGTATGGCCAACAAGGTGGACCACCGAGTTACCAGTCCAACCATTACA ATAATTACCGACAGGATGGCCAGGGTAGTGGTTCTGGTTACTCTGGCTCTGAGTCGTCAAGGTACTCAGGTTCAGGGGAGAGCAGGGGCCCCGGCAGAGAAGGCTTTGATCGTGGTGGAATGATGCACCGTGGGCGCGGCATGGGTCGTGGCATGGG CGGCGCTGGAGACAGAGGTGGCTTCAGTAAGCCTGGTG GACCAATGAGTGGCGATGAGCGTGAAATGG GACGCCCTGAAGAGCAGGATGACTCTGAGAACAGCACCATCTACATCACAGGCTTGTCTGAGAAGGCAAACCTGGAGGAAATGGCAGAATTCTTCAAACACGTTGGGCCGATCAGG ATGAACCGCAGACTCGGCCAGCCAGCCAttaacatctacacagacaAGGACTCGGGAAAGCCCAAGGGAGACGCCACTCTTTCCTATGAGGAGCCCGTCTGTGctaaagcagctgtggagcacTTTGATG GAAAGGAATTCCAAGGCCGAAGGCTTAAGGTTTCCATGGCACGCAGGAAACCTATGATGGGTGGAATGAGAGGGGGCATGCCTATGCGAGATGGTATGATGGGCCGTGGAG GTATGATGGGCCGCGGAGGAGACCGTGGAGGATTCGGGGTACGAGGTGGTCCACGTGGAATGGGCAGAGGTGGACCCACTGGAGGCAACATGCAGCAAAGAGCTGGGGACTGGGAGTGTCCTAACCC GGGTTGTAGTAACCAGAACTTTGCCTGGAGAATGGAGTGCAACCAGTGCAAAGCTCCCAAACCAGAAGGGTTAGGCGGCGGTCCACCATTTCCCCCTGGTGGAGACCGTGGAAGAGGTGGAATGGGAATGCGTGGAGGCCGTGGTATGGACCGAGGTGGGCCAGCAGGAGGCCCAGGTGGTCCAGGTGGCCCCGGAGGTTTCCGTGGAGGCTGGGGAGGCGACCGCGGTGGATTCAGAGGACGCGGTGGAATGGATAGGGGAGGCTTTCGTGGGGCTGGGCGTGGAGGACCCCCCATGGACCGAATGGGTGgcagaggtggaagaggaaTGGGCCCACCAGGTGGCAAGATGGAAATGAg GGACCATCGCCAGGAGCGCAGAGAACGACCCTACTGA
- the ewsr1b gene encoding EWS RNA-binding protein 1b isoform X2, with protein MASAPDYSSYNQTSAQQGYASYAAQPSQTYGQSAQQSYGQQSYGSYAQPAAADSSYTQTTPAAGGYPQQQQQQYGSSYGQPASAGYPAAQSTTHSYSSSAQGYGASGYDSTPAAAAPAASQSYGSQPGYTAQSAYPGYGQQAAPTTPQSYNANGQPASYSQSSYTAPAGYGQQQAGYQAQQASYSQQPGYQQQTQQQSQAPPAYPPQAAGSYGQPPASQYGQQGGPPSYQSNHYNNYRQDGQGSGSGYSGSESSRYSGSGESRGPGREGFDRGGMMHRGRGMGRGMGGAGDRGGFSKPGGPMSGDEREMGRPEEQDDSENSTIYITGLSEKANLEEMAEFFKHVGPIRMNRRLGQPAINIYTDKDSGKPKGDATLSYEEPVCAKAAVEHFDGKEFQGRRLKVSMARRKPMMGGMRGGMPMRDGMMGRGGMMGRGGDRGGFGVRGGPRGMGRGGPTGGNMQQRAGDWECPNPGCSNQNFAWRMECNQCKAPKPEGLGGGPPFPPGGDRGRGGMGMRGGRGMDRGGPAGGPGGPGGPGGFRGGWGGDRGGFRGRGGMDRGGFRGAGRGGPPMDRMGGRGGRGMGPPGGKMEMRDHRQERRERPY; from the exons ATGGCGTCGGCACCAG ATTACAGCTCGTACAACCAGACCAGCGCCCAGCAGGG GTATGCCTCTTATGCTGCACAGCCCTCACAGACTTATGGACAGTCTGCACAG CAGAGCTATGGCCAGCAGAGTTATGGATCATATGCccaacctgcagcagctgacagcAGCTACACCCAGACAACTCCTGCTGCCGGAGGCTACcctcagcagcaacaacagcagtaTGGATCCTCATATGGCCAACCAGCTTCAG CTGGCTATCCTGCTGCGCAGTCTACCACTCACAGCTACTCATCGTCCGCCCAGGGTTATGGAGCAAGTGGTTATGACAGcactccagctgctgctgctccagctgcttctcAATCTTATGGTTCTCAGCCAGGCTATACTGCCCAGTCTGCTTACCCAGGTTATGGCCAGCAGGCTGCTCCCACTACACCACAGAG TTACAATGCTAACGGCCAGCCGGCTAGTTACAGCCAAAGTAGCTACACCGCCCCAGCAGGATACGGGCAGCAACAGGCTGGTTACCAGGCCCAGCAGGCAAGCTACAGCCAGCAGCCAGGGTACCAGCAGCAGACCCAGCAGCAGTCCCAGGCTCCTCCTGCTTACCCCCCGCAGGCTGCTGGCTCCTACGGACAACCTCCAGCCAGTCAGTATGGCCAACAAGGTGGACCACCGAGTTACCAGTCCAACCATTACA ATAATTACCGACAGGATGGCCAGGGTAGTGGTTCTGGTTACTCTGGCTCTGAGTCGTCAAGGTACTCAGGTTCAGGGGAGAGCAGGGGCCCCGGCAGAGAAGGCTTTGATCGTGGTGGAATGATGCACCGTGGGCGCGGCATGGGTCGTGGCATGGG CGGCGCTGGAGACAGAGGTGGCTTCAGTAAGCCTGGTG GACCAATGAGTGGCGATGAGCGTGAAATGG GACGCCCTGAAGAGCAGGATGACTCTGAGAACAGCACCATCTACATCACAGGCTTGTCTGAGAAGGCAAACCTGGAGGAAATGGCAGAATTCTTCAAACACGTTGGGCCGATCAGG ATGAACCGCAGACTCGGCCAGCCAGCCAttaacatctacacagacaAGGACTCGGGAAAGCCCAAGGGAGACGCCACTCTTTCCTATGAGGAGCCCGTCTGTGctaaagcagctgtggagcacTTTGATG GAAAGGAATTCCAAGGCCGAAGGCTTAAGGTTTCCATGGCACGCAGGAAACCTATGATGGGTGGAATGAGAGGGGGCATGCCTATGCGAGATGGTATGATGGGCCGTGGAG GTATGATGGGCCGCGGAGGAGACCGTGGAGGATTCGGGGTACGAGGTGGTCCACGTGGAATGGGCAGAGGTGGACCCACTGGAGGCAACATGCAGCAAAGAGCTGGGGACTGGGAGTGTCCTAACCC GGGTTGTAGTAACCAGAACTTTGCCTGGAGAATGGAGTGCAACCAGTGCAAAGCTCCCAAACCAGAAGGGTTAGGCGGCGGTCCACCATTTCCCCCTGGTGGAGACCGTGGAAGAGGTGGAATGGGAATGCGTGGAGGCCGTGGTATGGACCGAGGTGGGCCAGCAGGAGGCCCAGGTGGTCCAGGTGGCCCCGGAGGTTTCCGTGGAGGCTGGGGAGGCGACCGCGGTGGATTCAGAGGACGCGGTGGAATGGATAGGGGAGGCTTTCGTGGGGCTGGGCGTGGAGGACCCCCCATGGACCGAATGGGTGgcagaggtggaagaggaaTGGGCCCACCAGGTGGCAAGATGGAAATGAg GGACCATCGCCAGGAGCGCAGAGAACGACCCTACTGA